One window of Sphingobacteriales bacterium genomic DNA carries:
- a CDS encoding RNA-binding protein → MNLYVGNLDYGITDEDLREVFQEYGEVTSVKVIFDRETNRSKGFAFVEMANNEEGQKAIDELNGALLEDRPLRVNEAREREQRPNRNFGGGGGFKPRNNNYNRDDRQKRYDRD, encoded by the coding sequence ATGAATCTTTATGTAGGCAACTTAGACTACGGTATTACAGACGAAGACTTGCGCGAAGTATTTCAAGAATACGGCGAAGTTACATCAGTAAAAGTAATTTTTGACCGTGAAACCAACCGATCCAAAGGTTTTGCTTTTGTTGAAATGGCAAACAACGAGGAAGGCCAAAAAGCTATTGACGAATTAAACGGAGCACTTCTTGAAGACCGCCCATTGCGTGTAAATGAAGCCCGTGAACGTGAACAACGTCCTAACCGCAACTTCGGTGGTGGCGGTGGTTTCAAACCAAGAAACAACAACTACAACCGGGACGATCGTCAAAAACGTTACGACAGAGACTAA
- the iscX gene encoding Fe-S cluster assembly protein IscX produces the protein MPIKLEEPPITWSDYEDIAIKLYERFGPKFGESQIYRIRFTDLLDWVLQIENFTGTKEECNEGHLEMIQSTWVYEWRESYEDDLEEED, from the coding sequence ATGCCAATCAAGTTAGAAGAGCCGCCAATTACCTGGTCTGATTACGAAGACATCGCCATTAAACTATATGAACGATTCGGCCCAAAGTTTGGAGAATCGCAAATTTATCGTATCCGTTTTACAGATTTGTTGGATTGGGTGCTTCAAATTGAAAATTTTACCGGAACGAAAGAAGAATGTAATGAAGGTCACCTTGAAATGATTCAATCAACATGGGTCTATGAATGGCGGGAAAGTTATGAAGACGATTTGGAAGAAGAGGATTAG